One Dokdonia sp. Dokd-P16 genomic window carries:
- a CDS encoding helicase HerA-like domain-containing protein codes for MDKKQEFLEFIKAGNTFKGDFITMGAAMLDGETITNAHVKVPLKTLNRHGLIAGATGTGKTKTLQIIAENLSDKGIPVLLMDMKGDLSGIAKASPGHAKIDERHAKIGVPFEAKDFPVELLTLSDQNGVRLRATVSEFGPVLFSRILDATVAQSGIISILFKYSDDNKLPLLDLKDFKKILQYATKEGKEEIEENYGRISPASSGSILRKIVELEQQGADIFFGEKSFDTDDLTRKTEDGRGVINVIRLTDIQDRPKLFSTFMLSLLAEIYSTFPEQGDSGKPELVIFIDEAHLIFKEASKALHSQIESIVKLIRSKGVGIYFVTQNPTDIPDGVLSQLGLKVQHALRAFTAKDRKAIKLTAENYPDSPYYDTKSVLTSLGIGEALISALDEKGRPTPLAATMLRAPMSRMDVLTQKEIDSINDRSELVEKYSELTDRESAYELLQKKIDKANESEAKEKAKEERAKATKSSSRSSSSKSTQSAGAKALIKVLTSATVIRGVFGILGKMLK; via the coding sequence ATGGATAAAAAACAAGAATTTCTAGAATTCATTAAAGCAGGAAATACGTTTAAGGGAGACTTTATAACGATGGGAGCTGCGATGCTAGATGGTGAGACTATTACAAATGCACACGTAAAAGTGCCTCTTAAAACCTTGAATCGTCACGGTCTTATAGCCGGAGCAACTGGAACTGGTAAAACAAAAACACTACAAATAATAGCCGAAAACTTATCTGACAAAGGTATCCCTGTACTTTTAATGGATATGAAAGGTGATCTATCTGGTATTGCAAAAGCAAGCCCAGGACATGCTAAGATAGATGAGCGCCATGCAAAAATTGGAGTTCCCTTTGAAGCAAAAGATTTTCCCGTAGAACTTCTCACACTCTCAGATCAAAATGGGGTGAGATTAAGAGCTACGGTAAGTGAGTTTGGACCTGTGTTATTTTCTCGTATTCTTGATGCTACTGTTGCACAATCTGGTATTATCTCTATTCTCTTTAAATATAGTGATGATAATAAATTGCCTTTACTAGATTTAAAGGATTTCAAAAAAATCTTGCAGTACGCTACTAAGGAAGGTAAAGAAGAGATAGAAGAAAATTACGGAAGAATATCTCCTGCTTCTTCTGGATCTATCTTACGTAAGATTGTTGAGCTAGAACAACAAGGAGCAGATATCTTTTTTGGAGAAAAATCTTTTGATACAGATGATCTTACTAGAAAAACTGAGGATGGCCGTGGCGTTATAAACGTGATTCGACTTACAGATATTCAAGACAGACCTAAACTGTTTTCTACATTTATGCTAAGCTTGCTGGCAGAGATTTATTCTACCTTTCCAGAACAAGGAGACAGCGGTAAACCAGAGCTTGTAATATTTATAGATGAAGCACACCTTATATTTAAAGAAGCCTCAAAAGCACTTCATAGCCAGATAGAAAGTATAGTAAAATTAATACGTTCTAAAGGAGTTGGAATTTATTTTGTAACACAGAATCCAACAGATATTCCAGACGGAGTATTGAGTCAATTAGGTCTAAAAGTGCAACACGCTTTACGTGCATTTACTGCAAAAGATAGAAAAGCAATAAAACTTACTGCCGAAAACTATCCAGATTCTCCATACTACGATACCAAGTCCGTACTTACCTCGTTAGGTATAGGGGAAGCATTAATATCTGCCCTTGATGAGAAAGGTCGCCCTACTCCACTTGCTGCAACAATGTTACGAGCTCCTATGTCGCGTATGGACGTGCTTACTCAAAAAGAGATTGATAGTATTAATGATAGATCTGAACTAGTAGAAAAGTATAGCGAACTCACAGACCGCGAGAGTGCTTACGAACTTTTACAGAAAAAGATAGACAAAGCAAACGAATCTGAAGCAAAGGAAAAAGCCAAAGAAGAACGCGCCAAAGCAACAAAGTCCTCTTCTAGATCATCTAGTTCAAAAAGCACACAAAGTGCTGGTGCAAAAGCATTAATTAAGGTTCTTACCAGCGCTACAGTGATACGCGGAGTATTTGGAATACTTGGTAAAATGCTTAAATAA
- a CDS encoding cupin domain-containing protein has translation MSKKYKIQKSPFVVPTTDGKLIEEHWGRATDGNTAVSIAHMIAPPGWSEPFQTPEFDEYTYIIRGKKQFIIEEETLILETGQSIKIERNTRVQYSNPFNEECEYMSICTPAFSPDSVNRE, from the coding sequence ATGAGTAAAAAATATAAGATTCAGAAAAGTCCTTTTGTAGTTCCTACTACAGATGGTAAATTAATAGAAGAACACTGGGGTCGTGCTACAGACGGTAATACTGCTGTAAGTATTGCTCATATGATTGCTCCGCCAGGATGGAGTGAGCCATTTCAAACTCCAGAGTTTGATGAGTATACTTATATTATACGTGGTAAAAAACAATTTATCATAGAAGAAGAAACATTAATACTAGAAACGGGGCAAAGTATTAAAATAGAGCGCAACACAAGAGTGCAATACAGCAATCCATTTAATGAGGAATGTGAGTATATGTCTATTTGTACTCCTGCATTTTCGCCAGATTCCGTTAACAGAGAATAA
- a CDS encoding alpha/beta fold hydrolase, whose amino-acid sequence MKKSLQRLIPKLIGAKINSISIVNPAAAAQQSFNIFCTPRKGRPFGEQIPYLEQPKFEKLDSGSCELQSYRWEGTGKKVLLIHGWESNTYRWYRLIEDLQKENYDIYAIDAPAHGYSTGNLLNVPRYAQAIETAINAYKPDHIIAHSIGGLATVFHQFTYKPEGLTSAVILGSASELQEIMVGYKAILGLNNRTMTALEKLVKELFGYNFKEFSGATFAKSLTLPALIIHDKYDKITPVSASQNIHKNWKGSTYIETEGYGHSLYQEEVRKHIIDFLA is encoded by the coding sequence TTGAAAAAGTCACTACAACGCCTTATACCTAAACTTATAGGGGCAAAAATTAATAGCATTAGTATTGTAAATCCTGCAGCAGCAGCGCAGCAGTCATTTAATATCTTTTGTACGCCACGCAAAGGCAGGCCTTTTGGTGAGCAAATCCCATATTTAGAACAACCAAAATTTGAAAAATTAGATTCTGGATCCTGTGAACTTCAATCTTATCGATGGGAAGGTACTGGTAAAAAGGTTCTTCTCATTCATGGCTGGGAAAGCAATACCTACAGATGGTATAGACTTATAGAAGATCTACAGAAAGAGAATTATGACATCTATGCAATAGATGCACCTGCTCATGGATACTCAACTGGAAATTTACTTAACGTCCCAAGATATGCTCAGGCGATAGAAACTGCTATCAATGCTTATAAACCTGATCACATTATCGCGCACTCGATAGGTGGTCTTGCTACGGTGTTTCATCAGTTTACTTATAAACCTGAAGGCTTGACATCTGCTGTAATCTTAGGGTCTGCTTCAGAGCTTCAAGAAATTATGGTGGGCTATAAGGCAATTCTTGGCTTGAATAATAGAACTATGACCGCCTTAGAAAAATTAGTCAAGGAATTATTTGGCTATAATTTTAAAGAATTTTCTGGAGCTACTTTTGCAAAATCTCTCACCCTACCGGCGTTGATTATTCATGATAAGTATGATAAAATTACGCCTGTCTCTGCTTCACAAAATATCCACAAAAACTGGAAAGGGAGCACCTACATTGAAACGGAAGGCTACGGGCACTCCTTATATCAAGAAGAAGTACGTAAGCATATTATAGATTTTTTAGCTTAA
- a CDS encoding DinB family protein, with amino-acid sequence MQSSWHEDFKENAIFRLDENVRMISIALSKISEDEIWIKQNQALNTLGNQLLHICGNLTQYIISGLGGKPDERDRELEFSTEDGYTRDELLQKLLLTVQSATIIIEDALPENLLNKRQVQGFNYSGIGLVLHAVEHFSFHTGQVASQVKLIIDEPLGFYVGYDLNVHNEGPKSSQDDIEDIEDLS; translated from the coding sequence ATGCAAAGTAGCTGGCACGAAGATTTTAAAGAAAATGCTATTTTTCGTTTAGACGAGAATGTGCGTATGATTAGTATTGCTTTATCCAAAATCTCAGAAGATGAAATTTGGATAAAGCAAAATCAAGCGCTCAATACACTTGGTAACCAACTATTACATATCTGTGGCAATCTTACTCAGTATATAATATCTGGCCTTGGAGGTAAGCCAGATGAGCGTGATCGTGAGTTGGAGTTTTCAACAGAAGACGGGTATACGAGAGATGAGCTTCTTCAAAAATTGTTGCTTACAGTCCAGTCTGCGACTATAATAATAGAAGATGCATTGCCTGAAAATCTTTTGAATAAAAGACAAGTGCAAGGATTCAATTATTCTGGAATAGGACTTGTGCTTCACGCAGTAGAGCATTTTTCATTTCATACTGGTCAAGTTGCTTCACAAGTTAAATTAATCATAGATGAACCATTAGGTTTTTATGTGGGTTATGACTTAAATGTACACAATGAAGGTCCTAAAAGTTCTCAAGATGACATTGAGGATATAGAAGACTTAAGCTAA
- the hisA gene encoding 1-(5-phosphoribosyl)-5-[(5-phosphoribosylamino)methylideneamino]imidazole-4-carboxamide isomerase produces MRIIPAIDIIEGACVRLSKGDYATKKVYNENPLEVAKQFEAHGITHLHLVDLDGAKSKHIVNHKILEQIASHTSLKVDFGGGLKTDEDLRIAFESGASQITGGSIAVKNPETFKSWLSKFGSDKIILGADAHNRKIAISGWLEESDDDVVEFINSYNKEGVSYVICTDISKDGMLEGPSFDLYEEILKSTPDLKLIASGGISTFDELPKLAAMGCEGTIIGKAIYENRISLKQLENYILETKA; encoded by the coding sequence ATGAGAATTATACCTGCAATAGATATCATAGAGGGAGCTTGTGTACGTCTTTCTAAGGGTGATTATGCAACGAAGAAAGTGTATAATGAAAATCCGCTTGAGGTTGCAAAGCAATTTGAAGCTCACGGGATTACACACTTGCATCTTGTAGATCTGGATGGTGCAAAAAGTAAGCATATTGTAAATCATAAAATTCTGGAACAAATAGCTTCTCATACGAGTTTAAAAGTAGATTTTGGCGGAGGATTGAAAACAGATGAGGACTTAAGGATTGCTTTTGAAAGTGGAGCTTCTCAAATTACAGGAGGAAGTATTGCTGTAAAAAATCCAGAGACATTTAAGAGCTGGCTATCAAAATTTGGGAGTGATAAAATTATCTTGGGAGCAGATGCTCATAATAGAAAAATTGCAATCTCTGGATGGCTTGAAGAGTCTGATGATGATGTGGTAGAGTTTATAAACTCTTACAACAAGGAAGGAGTGTCTTATGTTATTTGTACAGATATAAGTAAAGACGGTATGCTTGAAGGTCCTAGTTTTGACTTATATGAAGAGATATTAAAAAGTACGCCAGATTTGAAACTAATCGCATCAGGCGGAATTTCTACTTTTGATGAGCTTCCTAAGCTTGCGGCAATGGGTTGCGAAGGGACGATTATAGGAAAAGCTATTTATGAGAACAGAATCTCATTAAAGCAGCTAGAGAATTATATTTTAGAAACAAAGGCGTAG
- the hisH gene encoding imidazole glycerol phosphate synthase subunit HisH gives MKIVIINYGAGNIQSIKFAIERLGFEATLSNDEEEIRLADKVIFPGVGEASSAMSKLRETGLDKVIPTLKQPVLGICLGMQLMCNRSEEGNTEGLGIFDVDVLRFRESVKVPQIQWNKITDLKSPLFKGVEDGSFIYMVHSFYAPVTTETIATTSYGIPYGSAFTKDNFYGTQFHPEKSSSVGEQILKNFLEL, from the coding sequence ATGAAAATAGTAATAATTAATTACGGCGCTGGTAATATACAGAGCATAAAATTTGCGATAGAGCGCTTAGGATTTGAAGCCACTTTAAGCAATGATGAAGAAGAAATTCGTTTGGCAGATAAGGTGATTTTTCCAGGAGTAGGCGAGGCGAGTAGTGCCATGTCAAAACTGAGAGAAACAGGTCTTGATAAAGTGATTCCTACCTTAAAGCAACCTGTTTTAGGAATCTGTCTTGGGATGCAACTTATGTGTAACCGTTCTGAAGAAGGTAATACAGAAGGGCTAGGAATCTTTGATGTAGATGTGTTACGCTTTCGCGAAAGCGTAAAAGTCCCACAAATACAGTGGAACAAGATCACAGATCTTAAATCTCCATTATTTAAAGGAGTAGAGGATGGATCATTTATTTATATGGTGCATAGTTTTTATGCTCCAGTAACCACCGAAACCATAGCAACCACCTCTTATGGAATTCCTTACGGAAGTGCTTTTACAAAAGATAATTTTTATGGAACACAGTTTCACCCAGAAAAATCTAGTAGTGTGGGAGAACAAATACTTAAAAACTTTTTAGAATTATGA
- the hisB gene encoding bifunctional histidinol-phosphatase/imidazoleglycerol-phosphate dehydratase HisB produces MAKKVLFIDRDGTMIKETVDEQIDAFEKMIFYPKCFTWLGKIAQELDYELVMITNQDGLGTESFPEDTFWPVHNFIMKSFENEGVVFDNVFLDRTFPHENKNTRKPGTGLLTQYFSEEYDLANSFVIGDRLTDMQLAINLGAKGIFINDDTNLGTGEITISQDDLNKDIALETNDWQKIYEFLKLERRVATLSRKTNETDINITLNLDGTGKSNIDTGLSFFDHMLDQIARHGQMDLDIQVKGDLEVDEHHTIEDTAIALGEVFAIALGNKLGIERYGFCLPMDDCLAQVAIDFGGRNWLVWEADFNREMIGKMPTEMFYHFFKSFTDGAKANLNIKAEGTNEHHKIEAIFKAFAKAIKVAVKRDADKMILPSTKGML; encoded by the coding sequence ATGGCTAAAAAAGTCCTTTTTATAGACCGTGATGGTACAATGATTAAAGAAACGGTAGATGAACAAATCGATGCGTTTGAAAAAATGATATTCTACCCTAAGTGTTTTACTTGGTTAGGTAAGATTGCGCAGGAGCTCGATTATGAGCTTGTGATGATTACAAATCAAGATGGTTTAGGTACAGAATCATTTCCAGAAGATACATTCTGGCCAGTGCATAATTTTATAATGAAGTCTTTTGAAAACGAAGGAGTTGTTTTTGATAATGTGTTTTTAGACAGAACATTTCCGCACGAAAATAAAAACACTAGAAAACCTGGAACAGGTTTATTAACTCAATACTTTTCTGAGGAGTATGATCTTGCTAACTCTTTTGTAATAGGTGACCGCCTTACAGATATGCAACTAGCAATAAACTTAGGAGCAAAAGGGATATTTATTAATGATGATACTAATCTTGGTACGGGAGAAATCACTATCTCACAAGATGATTTAAATAAAGATATTGCCTTAGAGACTAATGATTGGCAAAAGATTTATGAGTTTCTTAAGTTAGAAAGACGTGTTGCTACGCTTTCGCGAAAAACAAACGAGACAGACATAAACATCACACTTAATCTAGATGGTACTGGTAAATCAAATATTGATACTGGGCTTTCATTCTTTGACCATATGCTGGATCAAATTGCTCGTCATGGGCAAATGGATTTAGATATCCAAGTAAAAGGAGACCTAGAAGTAGATGAACACCACACTATTGAAGACACAGCAATTGCCCTTGGAGAAGTGTTTGCCATCGCTTTAGGAAATAAATTAGGAATAGAACGTTACGGTTTTTGCTTGCCTATGGACGATTGTCTTGCGCAAGTTGCTATAGACTTTGGAGGAAGAAACTGGCTAGTTTGGGAAGCAGATTTTAATCGTGAGATGATAGGTAAAATGCCTACAGAAATGTTTTATCACTTCTTTAAATCGTTTACAGATGGTGCAAAGGCAAACCTTAATATCAAAGCCGAAGGAACAAACGAGCACCACAAAATAGAAGCCATCTTTAAAGCATTTGCAAAGGCTATTAAAGTAGCTGTAAAGAGAGATGCAGATAAGATGATTTTACCATCCACAAAAGGTATGCTGTAA
- the hisC gene encoding histidinol-phosphate transaminase, with the protein MNKTFSISSLVRPNVASMQAYSSARDEFTDFDKEMIFLDANENPFENGVNRYPDPQQRTLKSLIAAQRNISESQLLLGNGSDEVLDLIFRTFCIPGKDEIITVPPTYGMYKVLAGTNDIKNTEVLLNQDFQLNTAGILAAINEHTKLIFICSPNNPTGNVIDAAPIIEILETFKGLVILDEAYIDFATTESWSKQLSQYPNLIITQTLSKAYGLAGIRLGLCIASDEIITVLNKIKPPYNVNALTQERAYNRLMQTETIDTEINTLLENRAALSKVLQEVPFVKEIFPSDANFILARVDDANERYKQLIALGIVVRNRSTQPLCENTLRFTVGTTVENTQLINALNTLE; encoded by the coding sequence ATGAATAAAACCTTTAGTATCTCTAGTCTCGTCCGTCCTAACGTGGCAAGCATGCAAGCTTATAGCTCTGCTAGAGATGAGTTTACAGATTTTGATAAGGAAATGATATTTCTTGATGCAAATGAAAATCCATTTGAAAATGGTGTAAATAGATATCCAGATCCGCAGCAGCGCACTTTAAAAAGTCTTATAGCTGCACAGCGCAATATTTCTGAGAGCCAGTTGTTATTGGGTAACGGTAGTGATGAAGTGCTTGACCTTATATTTAGAACATTTTGTATTCCTGGTAAGGATGAAATCATCACTGTGCCACCTACATATGGAATGTACAAGGTGCTTGCTGGAACTAATGATATTAAAAATACGGAAGTCTTACTTAATCAAGATTTCCAACTTAATACCGCGGGTATTTTGGCTGCCATAAATGAGCATACAAAGCTCATTTTTATTTGCTCGCCTAATAATCCAACAGGTAACGTGATTGATGCAGCTCCTATTATTGAGATTTTAGAAACTTTTAAAGGTCTAGTAATTCTTGATGAAGCATACATAGATTTTGCAACTACAGAAAGTTGGTCAAAACAATTATCTCAATATCCTAATTTAATAATCACGCAAACACTATCTAAGGCGTATGGCCTTGCAGGTATACGTTTAGGCTTGTGCATTGCAAGTGATGAGATTATTACTGTATTAAATAAAATCAAACCTCCTTATAATGTAAACGCTCTTACACAAGAGAGAGCTTATAATAGGTTGATGCAAACAGAAACTATAGATACAGAGATAAATACGCTTTTAGAGAACAGAGCGGCTTTATCAAAAGTCTTACAAGAAGTACCATTTGTTAAAGAGATTTTTCCATCTGACGCAAACTTTATTCTAGCAAGAGTAGATGATGCAAACGAGCGTTACAAGCAACTTATAGCTCTTGGGATTGTTGTACGTAACAGAAGCACACAACCTTTGTGTGAGAATACACTACGTTTTACAGTGGGAACTACAGTAGAAAACACACAACTTATAAACGCATTAAATACATTAGAATAA
- the hisD gene encoding histidinol dehydrogenase, with translation MNKIYNPERSEWEKILKRPTQTVDDIEATVNDIFKEVKLKGDEAVAKYTSIFDNVTLDTITVSDHEIRDAENSLSIELKEAIQLAKGNIERFHTAQKTSRVAVTTTDGVDCWQEKRPIQRVGLYIPGGTAPLFSTILMLATPANIAGCKEIVLCTPPDKNGNVNPAILYTAKLSGVTKIFKVGGIQAIAAMTFGTATVPQVYKIFGPGNQFVTVAKQIATKHGVAIDMPAGPSELLVVADDSADASFVASDLLSQAEHGVDSQVILVATSRKLIDDVEKEVEMQMSTLSRKHIAEKAIENSKLIYVENDETALALIDEYGPEHFIVCMENEDFYVDNIMNAGSVFIGNYTPESAGDYASGTNHTLPTNGYAKQYSGVNLDSFMKSMTFQKISPKGIQNIGPAIELMAAAEGLDAHRNAVTLRLKKLQ, from the coding sequence ATGAATAAGATCTATAATCCAGAAAGAAGTGAGTGGGAGAAAATCCTTAAAAGACCTACTCAAACAGTAGATGATATCGAGGCTACAGTAAACGATATCTTCAAAGAGGTAAAGTTAAAGGGAGATGAGGCGGTTGCAAAATACACGTCCATTTTTGATAATGTTACGCTAGATACTATCACTGTATCTGATCATGAAATACGAGATGCTGAAAATTCGTTATCTATAGAATTAAAAGAGGCGATACAGCTAGCAAAAGGAAATATTGAACGTTTTCATACAGCTCAAAAGACTTCTAGAGTAGCAGTTACTACAACAGATGGAGTAGATTGCTGGCAAGAAAAACGACCTATTCAAAGAGTAGGACTTTATATTCCAGGAGGAACAGCGCCATTATTTTCGACAATATTGATGCTTGCTACTCCTGCAAATATTGCCGGTTGTAAAGAAATTGTACTTTGTACACCTCCGGATAAAAATGGAAATGTAAATCCTGCAATTTTATACACCGCAAAGCTGAGCGGAGTTACTAAAATTTTTAAAGTAGGAGGTATCCAGGCGATTGCTGCGATGACTTTTGGAACAGCGACGGTGCCTCAAGTATATAAAATATTTGGTCCAGGAAATCAGTTTGTCACAGTTGCAAAACAAATAGCAACAAAGCATGGTGTAGCAATCGATATGCCTGCTGGACCTTCAGAGTTATTAGTGGTGGCAGATGATTCGGCAGATGCGAGTTTTGTAGCGTCAGATTTATTAAGCCAGGCAGAGCACGGTGTTGATAGTCAAGTTATTTTAGTGGCAACTTCTCGTAAACTCATTGACGATGTTGAAAAAGAAGTAGAAATGCAGATGAGTACGCTTTCGCGAAAGCATATTGCAGAAAAAGCCATCGAAAACAGTAAACTGATATATGTTGAAAACGATGAAACCGCTTTAGCATTAATTGATGAGTATGGCCCAGAGCATTTTATTGTTTGCATGGAAAACGAAGACTTTTATGTGGATAATATCATGAATGCAGGATCTGTATTTATAGGTAATTATACGCCTGAGAGTGCTGGAGATTATGCATCTGGAACAAATCACACGCTACCTACTAATGGTTATGCAAAACAATACAGCGGCGTAAATCTTGATAGTTTTATGAAGTCTATGACTTTTCAAAAAATATCACCAAAAGGGATTCAAAATATAGGTCCAGCTATTGAGCTTATGGCTGCTGCAGAAGGACTTGATGCACATAGAAATGCAGTAACTCTTAGACTTAAAAAATTACAATAA
- the hisG gene encoding ATP phosphoribosyltransferase, with product MSQKIRIAIQKSGRLNEESLQLLKNCGVSIDNGKDQLKATARNFPLEVLYLRNGDIPQYLRDGVVDIAILGENTLIEKGKDLAIVERLGFSKCKVSLAIPKGQKYNSVKDFEGKRIATSYPNTVKEYLDSKGVKAELHIINGSVEIAPSIGLADAVCDIVSSGSTLFKNNLKEVEQMLTSEAVLTVSPTITKEREAILDTLKFRIRAVLTGERSKYVLMNVPNNKLDDVIAMLPGMRSPTVLPLAEKDWSSVHSVIDKNSFWDVIDNLKSAGAEGILVCPIEKMVL from the coding sequence ATGAGTCAAAAAATTAGAATTGCTATTCAAAAATCTGGACGCCTTAATGAAGAATCATTACAATTATTAAAAAATTGTGGTGTCTCTATTGATAATGGTAAAGACCAACTCAAAGCAACTGCTAGAAATTTTCCATTAGAAGTACTTTATTTACGGAATGGTGATATACCTCAATACTTAAGAGATGGTGTCGTAGATATCGCAATCTTAGGTGAAAACACTTTAATTGAAAAAGGTAAGGATTTAGCCATAGTAGAGAGATTAGGTTTTTCGAAGTGTAAAGTTTCACTTGCTATTCCTAAAGGACAGAAATACAATTCTGTTAAGGACTTTGAAGGTAAGCGCATTGCAACTTCTTATCCTAACACCGTAAAAGAATATCTTGATAGTAAGGGTGTTAAAGCAGAGTTACACATTATTAATGGATCTGTAGAAATCGCACCAAGTATAGGACTTGCAGATGCTGTTTGTGATATCGTTTCTAGTGGTAGCACATTATTTAAAAATAACCTTAAAGAAGTAGAGCAAATGCTTACTTCAGAAGCAGTATTGACAGTTTCTCCTACCATTACAAAAGAAAGAGAAGCTATTCTTGATACGCTTAAGTTTCGCATTAGAGCTGTTCTTACAGGTGAGCGTAGTAAGTATGTACTTATGAATGTTCCTAACAATAAGCTAGATGATGTTATAGCGATGCTTCCTGGAATGAGAAGCCCTACTGTTTTACCTCTAGCCGAAAAGGATTGGAGTAGTGTACACTCAGTAATTGATAAAAATAGTTTTTGGGATGTTATAGATAATTTAAAATCTGCTGGAGCCGAAGGTATTTTAGTGTGTCCTATTGAAAAAATGGTACTATAA
- a CDS encoding OmpA family protein, protein MKGFFGAFFVFLLWTSGCIYFVSTREATSDSAVQQIVEEKDNSEKSILNPKDQQSPPREVSKTRSTKTRFAPDSLDLYGIEHETSSLLAEEIQKSIAISDTIDITKDEPALEFEKELNSFMGPSFSSNIFYPRYNNTDLILDKELVEYATELRQLLKENPDKKVTILGHTDNVGSSKDNFNQGLKMSRQVKWYLTARRGIPRRKITATSRGEEEPIANNETLSGRQENNRIEIIVD, encoded by the coding sequence ATGAAGGGATTTTTTGGGGCATTCTTCGTTTTTTTACTATGGACTTCTGGCTGTATTTACTTTGTAAGTACAAGAGAGGCTACTAGTGACAGTGCCGTACAACAAATTGTTGAGGAGAAAGATAATTCAGAAAAAAGTATCCTCAATCCAAAAGACCAACAATCACCTCCCCGAGAAGTTTCTAAAACTAGGTCGACAAAGACTCGTTTTGCTCCAGATAGTTTAGATTTATATGGAATTGAACATGAGACCTCTTCCCTACTTGCAGAAGAAATTCAAAAATCTATTGCAATTAGTGATACTATAGATATTACAAAAGATGAGCCTGCGTTAGAATTTGAAAAGGAACTTAACTCATTTATGGGCCCTTCTTTTTCTAGCAATATCTTTTACCCTCGTTATAACAATACAGATCTTATACTTGATAAGGAATTAGTTGAATATGCGACAGAGCTTAGACAACTATTGAAAGAGAATCCTGATAAAAAGGTTACCATACTAGGCCACACTGATAATGTAGGAAGCAGTAAGGATAATTTTAATCAAGGACTTAAAATGTCTCGACAAGTAAAATGGTATCTCACGGCAAGAAGAGGAATACCTAGGCGTAAGATAACAGCAACATCCCGAGGTGAAGAAGAACCAATAGCAAATAATGAGACACTCTCTGGCAGACAAGAGAATAATAGAATAGAAATTATAGTAGATTAA